In one window of Paracoccus saliphilus DNA:
- a CDS encoding H-type lectin domain-containing protein has product MQKFGHTAVGVTRGSVQLFSAFEDNGIMWSGHGPRRETRNVKFSEPFLAPPLVHVSISMWDIESRANQRADITAENITPEGFEILFRTWGDTRVARIRADWMAIGSVRHEDDFDL; this is encoded by the coding sequence ATGCAGAAATTCGGACATACAGCGGTTGGTGTAACGCGTGGATCGGTGCAGCTTTTTTCAGCATTTGAAGATAACGGCATCATGTGGTCCGGACATGGCCCCCGAAGGGAAACGCGGAACGTAAAATTCTCCGAGCCGTTCCTCGCGCCGCCTCTCGTTCATGTCTCGATCAGCATGTGGGATATCGAAAGCCGGGCCAATCAGCGTGCCGATATCACGGCAGAGAATATCACGCCCGAAGGTTTCGAGATCCTTTTCCGTACCTGGGGCGATACCCGCGTCGCCCGTATTCGCGCCGATTGGATGGCCATCGGCTCGGTCCGGCACGAGGATGATTTCGACCTGTAG
- the hemF gene encoding oxygen-dependent coproporphyrinogen oxidase has protein sequence MDDQRRRAADWFRELQQRITQAFEALEDRGPGDAAAGRFDVTPTKREEGGGGGMMAVMRGGRVFEKVGVNWSEVHGTLSPKAQSAMAARGVPGIEGDPRFWASGISLVAHMQNPHAPAVHMNTRMFWTPGAWWFGGGTDLNPCIEYPEDTAHFHDTLRAACAPHGAEYYARFKAWADEYFYIPHRGRARGVGGIFFDDLNSGEWKADFAFTKSVGEAFLPAFLPLAEKRMAQAWDEADRETQLIHRGLYAEYNLVYDRGTKFGLETGHNPDAVLMSLPPLAKWR, from the coding sequence ATGGACGATCAACGCCGCCGCGCCGCCGACTGGTTCCGTGAATTGCAGCAGCGCATCACGCAGGCCTTCGAGGCGCTGGAGGATCGCGGACCGGGCGATGCTGCCGCCGGACGCTTCGACGTCACCCCCACCAAGCGCGAAGAGGGCGGTGGCGGCGGGATGATGGCCGTCATGCGCGGCGGGCGCGTGTTCGAGAAGGTCGGCGTGAACTGGTCCGAGGTTCACGGCACGCTGTCGCCCAAGGCGCAATCCGCGATGGCTGCCCGCGGTGTGCCGGGGATCGAAGGTGATCCGCGTTTCTGGGCCAGCGGCATCAGCCTTGTCGCGCATATGCAAAACCCGCACGCCCCCGCCGTCCACATGAACACTCGGATGTTTTGGACGCCGGGCGCATGGTGGTTCGGCGGTGGCACGGACCTGAACCCCTGCATCGAGTATCCCGAGGATACCGCGCATTTCCATGACACGCTCCGCGCTGCCTGCGCCCCGCATGGCGCCGAGTATTACGCGCGTTTCAAGGCATGGGCGGATGAATATTTCTACATTCCCCATCGCGGCCGCGCGCGCGGTGTCGGCGGGATCTTCTTCGACGATCTGAACAGCGGAGAATGGAAGGCCGATTTCGCCTTTACCAAATCCGTGGGCGAGGCATTCCTGCCCGCCTTCCTGCCCCTGGCCGAGAAACGCATGGCGCAGGCGTGGGACGAGGCCGACCGCGAAACCCAGTTGATCCATCGCGGGCTCTATGCCGAATATAACCTGGTCTATGACCGCGGTACGAAATTCGGACTGGAGACCGGCCACAACCCCGATGCCGTGCTGATGAGCCTGCCGCCCTTGGCAAAATGGCGGTAA
- a CDS encoding Lrp/AsnC family transcriptional regulator translates to MAEKTSQDAGSTQTTVRLDEVDRKILSLLQKDASLSLDQIADRVGASKTPVWNRIRKLREAGVIRRQVAILDPEALGLEACFFVLIRTSEHEKDWAARFLQALRDRPEVIEAHRLAGDIDYILKVQVRNARAYDRFYQSLIAEVKIHNVTALLSMEEIKSTSALPIPETGR, encoded by the coding sequence ATGGCGGAAAAAACGTCGCAAGACGCGGGCTCAACGCAAACAACCGTCCGCCTCGACGAGGTGGATCGCAAAATCCTATCCCTGCTGCAAAAGGATGCCAGCCTGTCGCTGGACCAGATCGCCGACCGGGTGGGCGCCTCGAAGACCCCGGTCTGGAACCGAATCCGCAAGCTGCGCGAGGCGGGGGTGATCCGCCGGCAGGTGGCGATCCTGGACCCGGAGGCTTTGGGGCTGGAAGCCTGCTTCTTCGTGCTGATCCGCACCAGCGAGCATGAAAAGGACTGGGCGGCGCGGTTCCTGCAGGCGCTGCGGGATCGGCCCGAGGTGATCGAGGCGCATCGGCTGGCAGGCGATATCGATTACATCCTGAAGGTGCAGGTCAGGAACGCGCGGGCCTATGACCGCTTCTACCAATCGCTCATCGCCGAGGTGAAAATCCACAATGTCACCGCGCTGCTGTCGATGGAGGAGATCAAATCGACCAGCGCCCTGCCGATCCCCGAAACCGGGCGCTGA
- a CDS encoding Lrp/AsnC family transcriptional regulator, which produces MSADDHINDRILRELSRDGRLPNTELAARVGLSPSACLRRVQDLERRGVISGYRAVISPQARGVGFTAYVTIGLSKHSTETQKKLERLCLAAPAVRECHNITGTVEYLLRVEVADLTAYREFHADVLGNFPWIATITTHVVMDSPKDERA; this is translated from the coding sequence ATGAGCGCAGACGATCATATAAACGACCGGATATTGCGGGAACTTAGCCGCGATGGCCGCCTGCCCAATACCGAACTTGCGGCACGAGTCGGGTTATCGCCCTCGGCCTGCCTGCGCCGGGTTCAGGATCTCGAGCGGCGCGGGGTCATCTCGGGCTATCGGGCGGTCATCAGCCCGCAGGCGCGTGGAGTGGGCTTTACAGCCTATGTCACGATCGGATTGTCGAAGCACTCGACCGAGACGCAAAAGAAGCTGGAAAGGCTATGCCTTGCCGCCCCCGCCGTGCGCGAATGCCATAACATCACCGGCACGGTGGAATACCTGCTGCGGGTCGAGGTTGCGGACCTGACCGCATACAGGGAGTTTCACGCCGATGTGCTGGGCAATTTTCCCTGGATTGCGACCATCACCACGCATGTCGTGATGGACAGCCCCAAGGATGAGCGGGCATAG
- the arsC gene encoding arsenate reductase (glutaredoxin) (This arsenate reductase requires both glutathione and glutaredoxin to convert arsenate to arsenite, after which the efflux transporter formed by ArsA and ArsB can extrude the arsenite from the cell, providing resistance.) encodes MPDGYVIWHNPKCSTSRFVLDALREAGIEPAVRNYLKEPPAREELREALAAMKIGARQLLRSKNKYYHDLELNNPELTEDDLVAAMAEYPELIERPVLFGPKGAGLCRPKETVFEMI; translated from the coding sequence ATGCCCGACGGTTACGTGATCTGGCACAATCCGAAATGCTCGACCTCGCGCTTCGTCCTCGATGCCCTGCGCGAGGCCGGGATAGAGCCAGCGGTGCGCAACTACCTGAAAGAGCCTCCGGCACGGGAGGAGCTACGCGAGGCACTGGCCGCGATGAAGATAGGTGCGCGGCAACTCCTGAGGAGTAAGAACAAATACTATCATGATCTTGAACTGAATAACCCAGAATTGACAGAGGATGATCTGGTCGCTGCGATGGCCGAGTATCCCGAGCTGATTGAGCGCCCGGTCCTCTTCGGTCCCAAGGGCGCGGGTTTGTGCCGTCCGAAGGAGACCGTGTTCGAGATGATCTGA
- a CDS encoding LysE family translocator, whose translation MNTELLLALAGFAFVTSATPGPNNMMLMASGANFGIRRTVPHMLGVAWGFALMIVLVGLGIDRLIASNPALETALKWISLAYMLWLAWKIANAAPPQQAPSSPQARPFTFLQAAAFQWVNPKAWAMALGALSAYAAGVGGALVVGAVFAVVNLSSVSIWAMSGQGLRRLLTTPARLRLFNITMAILLVASMLPVLWK comes from the coding sequence ATGAATACCGAATTGTTGCTGGCCCTTGCGGGCTTCGCCTTCGTGACCTCGGCGACGCCGGGGCCGAACAACATGATGCTGATGGCCTCGGGTGCGAATTTCGGGATCCGGCGGACGGTGCCGCATATGCTGGGCGTCGCTTGGGGCTTTGCGCTGATGATCGTGCTTGTGGGGCTTGGCATCGACCGGTTGATCGCCTCGAACCCGGCGCTTGAGACCGCGCTGAAATGGATCAGCCTTGCCTATATGCTGTGGCTGGCATGGAAAATCGCCAATGCCGCCCCACCGCAACAGGCACCCTCGTCACCGCAGGCGCGCCCCTTCACTTTCCTGCAGGCCGCCGCCTTCCAATGGGTGAACCCCAAGGCCTGGGCGATGGCATTGGGGGCGCTGTCGGCCTATGCGGCGGGGGTCGGTGGGGCGCTGGTCGTCGGAGCGGTCTTTGCGGTCGTCAACCTGTCCAGCGTCTCGATCTGGGCCATGTCGGGGCAGGGGCTGCGCCGCCTTCTGACCACGCCGGCGCGGCTGCGCCTGTTCAACATCACGATGGCGATCCTGCTGGTGGCCTCGATGCTACCGGTCCTGTGGAAATGA
- a CDS encoding DUF2849 domain-containing protein, translating into MSKAFTPTTAKPGVITANDLREGHNVWMCDDGWTADPAQATLFEDEAIAELALLKAIGQSDLVVGPYMVEARRGPNGPEPAHFREAFRQTGPSNYYHGIQAAKKTEASHV; encoded by the coding sequence ATGAGCAAAGCCTTCACTCCGACGACTGCCAAGCCCGGCGTCATCACCGCGAACGATCTGCGCGAAGGCCATAACGTCTGGATGTGCGACGATGGCTGGACAGCCGATCCCGCGCAGGCAACCTTGTTCGAGGACGAGGCCATCGCCGAACTGGCGCTGTTGAAGGCCATCGGGCAATCCGATCTGGTGGTCGGTCCCTATATGGTCGAAGCGCGCCGCGGTCCGAACGGTCCCGAGCCCGCCCATTTCCGCGAGGCGTTCCGCCAGACCGGTCCCTCCAATTATTACCACGGCATTCAGGCCGCCAAGAAAACCGAGGCAAGCCATGTTTGA
- a CDS encoding F0F1 ATP synthase subunit gamma, with protein MPSLKDLKNRIGSVKNTRKITKAMQMVAAAKLRRAQEAAEAARPYADRMAAVMAGLTASAAGSESAPRLLSGTGSDQRHLLVVMTAERGLAGGFNSSIVKLARAHAEKLRGQGKDVTILTVGKKGREQLKREYGDRFVHHVDLSEVKRVGYENARDITDEVLDRFESGEFDVATIFYNRFESVISQVPTARQIIPAEVDEGEDAASASSLYEYEPGEEAILAELLPRSVATQIFAALLENAASEQGARMSAMDNATRNAGDMIDKLTTEYNRSRQAAITKELIEIISGAEAL; from the coding sequence ATGCCCAGCCTCAAGGATCTCAAGAACCGGATCGGAAGCGTCAAGAACACGCGGAAGATCACCAAGGCGATGCAGATGGTCGCCGCGGCGAAGCTTCGCCGCGCGCAGGAAGCTGCCGAAGCCGCACGTCCCTATGCCGACCGGATGGCCGCCGTCATGGCCGGCCTGACGGCGAGTGCGGCGGGATCGGAATCGGCGCCGCGGCTTCTGTCCGGCACCGGCAGCGACCAGCGGCACCTGCTGGTCGTGATGACCGCCGAGCGTGGCCTTGCCGGCGGTTTCAACAGCTCCATCGTCAAACTGGCCCGCGCTCATGCCGAAAAGCTGCGCGGGCAGGGGAAGGATGTCACCATCCTGACCGTCGGCAAGAAGGGCCGCGAGCAGCTCAAGCGTGAATATGGCGATCGCTTCGTCCATCACGTCGACCTGTCCGAGGTCAAGCGCGTCGGCTATGAAAACGCCCGCGACATCACCGACGAGGTTCTGGACCGGTTCGAGAGTGGCGAATTCGACGTCGCCACGATCTTCTACAATCGTTTCGAATCGGTGATCAGCCAGGTTCCGACCGCCCGCCAGATCATTCCGGCCGAAGTGGACGAGGGTGAAGACGCGGCCTCCGCATCGTCGCTCTACGAATACGAGCCCGGGGAAGAGGCCATTCTGGCCGAACTCCTGCCACGCTCGGTCGCGACGCAGATCTTTGCGGCGCTTCTGGAAAATGCGGCGTCCGAGCAGGGCGCGCGGATGAGCGCCATGGATAACGCCACGCGCAACGCCGGCGACATGATCGACAAGCTGACGACCGAGTACAACCGCTCGCGTCAGGCTGCGATCACCAAGGAACTCATTGAAATCATTTCGGGCGCCGAGGCGCTCTGA
- a CDS encoding alcohol dehydrogenase family protein has product MIPRHMQAMVLTRHGGIDALEWRTDMPVPQPGPGEVLLRITATAKNNTDRKVREGLYATQETGEAISFRMAGETLRFPRIQGADVVGHVVAVGEGVPPGRIGERGLLDFNIYRGDDPHLNLTPDYYGHGADGGFAEYGVFPSDQVHHVPNPGLSDAELASLGMCSWQTGYHMLTSAGVRAGEHVLITGASGGVGTALIQLCRVIGAVPHAVSSPGKAEALHALGAETVIDRKRVTDWPADIARATGGGIIDAVMDLVGGDITPGLIEAMCRDLGARKTPPRLAIAGASAGNVTQVLWTQIYLNQVQIFGVSHGTRAEARQLIDWIRAGRLRPVLAGTMKLSELHEAERIFVDRGVDFLGKLVIVPDAEWERHGAGHALKR; this is encoded by the coding sequence ATGATACCGCGTCACATGCAAGCGATGGTCCTGACCCGGCATGGCGGGATCGATGCGCTGGAATGGCGGACCGACATGCCGGTGCCGCAGCCCGGACCCGGCGAGGTTCTGCTGCGCATCACCGCCACCGCCAAGAACAATACCGACCGCAAGGTGCGCGAGGGGCTTTACGCCACGCAAGAGACCGGCGAGGCGATCAGTTTCCGGATGGCAGGCGAGACGCTGCGATTCCCGCGCATCCAGGGAGCGGATGTCGTGGGGCATGTGGTGGCGGTGGGCGAAGGCGTTCCGCCCGGGCGGATCGGCGAGCGCGGCCTGCTGGATTTCAACATCTATCGCGGCGATGATCCGCATCTGAACCTGACGCCGGATTATTACGGTCATGGCGCGGATGGCGGCTTTGCCGAATACGGTGTTTTCCCGTCGGACCAGGTTCACCATGTCCCGAATCCCGGCCTGTCGGATGCCGAGCTGGCCAGCCTTGGCATGTGTTCGTGGCAGACCGGTTATCACATGCTGACATCGGCCGGGGTGCGCGCGGGCGAGCATGTGCTGATCACCGGCGCGTCAGGTGGGGTCGGCACCGCGTTGATCCAGCTGTGCCGGGTGATCGGGGCGGTGCCGCATGCGGTCTCAAGCCCCGGCAAGGCCGAGGCTCTGCACGCCCTCGGGGCAGAGACAGTGATCGACCGCAAGCGGGTGACGGATTGGCCCGCCGACATCGCGCGGGCGACTGGCGGAGGTATCATCGATGCGGTGATGGATCTGGTCGGCGGCGATATCACGCCAGGGCTGATCGAGGCGATGTGCCGCGACCTGGGGGCACGCAAGACGCCTCCGCGACTGGCCATTGCCGGGGCGTCGGCGGGCAATGTGACACAGGTCCTGTGGACGCAGATCTATTTGAACCAGGTGCAGATCTTCGGCGTCTCTCATGGCACGCGGGCCGAGGCGCGGCAGTTGATCGACTGGATCCGCGCGGGGCGGCTGCGCCCGGTGCTGGCCGGGACCATGAAACTGTCGGAGCTGCACGAGGCCGAACGGATTTTCGTGGATCGCGGGGTGGATTTCCTGGGCAAGCTGGTGATCGTGCCGGATGCGGAATGGGAGCGGCACGGCGCCGGTCATGCGCTGAAGCGCTGA
- a CDS encoding F0F1 ATP synthase subunit epsilon, which yields MADSMQFDLVSPERKLISVPVREVRLPGTEGDLTAMPGHAPVIVSLRPGLVTVVADDGASNEFAVTGGFAEINAESVSLLAERGHPREEITQEIFNEMMTEAHRKKKAAEKKAETHSAGEEFVAAAIKLLADMEALGSHIGLDPNQASRPD from the coding sequence ATGGCCGATAGCATGCAGTTCGACCTCGTCTCGCCGGAACGGAAACTGATTTCCGTCCCGGTGCGCGAGGTGCGCCTGCCGGGCACCGAGGGCGATCTGACCGCCATGCCCGGCCACGCGCCTGTCATCGTTTCCCTGCGTCCCGGCCTCGTGACCGTGGTCGCCGATGATGGCGCCAGCAATGAATTCGCCGTGACCGGCGGATTTGCCGAGATCAATGCCGAATCCGTCAGCCTTCTGGCCGAGCGCGGACATCCAAGGGAAGAGATCACGCAAGAGATCTTCAACGAGATGATGACCGAGGCGCATCGCAAGAAGAAGGCCGCCGAGAAGAAGGCCGAGACCCATTCGGCCGGCGAGGAATTCGTCGCCGCCGCCATCAAGCTGCTGGCGGATATGGAAGCTCTGGGCAGCCATATCGGGCTGGACCCGAACCAGGCCTCGAGGCCTGATTGA
- the atpA gene encoding F0F1 ATP synthase subunit alpha, producing MGIQAAEISAILKDQIKNFGQEAEVAEVGQVLSVGDGIARVYGLDKVQAGEMVEFPGGIRGMVLNLETDNVGIVIFGDDRSIKEGDTVKRTRSIVDVPVGKALLGRVVDGLGNPIDGKGPIEAEARSVADVKAPGIMPRKSVHEPMATGLKSVDAMIPIGRGQRELIIGDRQTGKTAIALDTILNQLNYNGREDEGMKTLHCVYVAVGQKRSTVAQLVQKLEETGAMAYTTVVAATASDPAPMQFLAPYSGTAIGEYFRDNGMDALIIYDDLSKQAVAYRQMSLLLRRPPGREAFPGDVFYLHSRLLERSAKLNEDHGAGSLTALPIIETQAGDVSAYIPTNVISITDGQIFLETDLFFQGVRPAVNTGLSVSRVGSSAQTKAMKSVAGPVKLELAQYREMAAFAQFGSDLDAATQRLLNRGARLTELMKQPQYRPLTNAEIVIVIYAGTKGYVDEVPVREVVAWEDGLIQFLRNQKKALLDDITSNDRKVVGDLEDAIKAALDEYNKTRA from the coding sequence ATGGGAATCCAGGCAGCCGAGATTTCGGCGATCCTCAAGGATCAGATCAAGAATTTCGGACAAGAGGCCGAAGTGGCCGAAGTGGGCCAGGTGCTGTCGGTTGGCGACGGTATCGCCCGTGTCTATGGCCTCGACAAGGTGCAGGCCGGTGAGATGGTCGAATTCCCCGGCGGTATCCGGGGCATGGTGCTGAACCTCGAGACCGACAATGTCGGTATCGTGATCTTCGGCGACGACCGCTCGATCAAGGAAGGCGACACCGTCAAGCGCACGCGCTCGATCGTGGACGTTCCGGTCGGTAAGGCCCTGCTTGGCCGCGTCGTTGACGGCCTTGGCAATCCCATCGACGGCAAGGGCCCGATCGAGGCCGAGGCACGCAGCGTGGCCGACGTCAAGGCGCCGGGCATCATGCCGCGGAAATCGGTGCACGAGCCGATGGCGACCGGCCTGAAATCGGTCGACGCGATGATCCCGATCGGCCGCGGTCAGCGCGAGCTGATCATCGGCGACCGCCAGACCGGCAAGACCGCGATCGCGCTGGACACCATCCTGAACCAGCTCAACTATAATGGCCGCGAAGACGAAGGCATGAAGACGCTGCATTGCGTCTATGTCGCCGTCGGCCAGAAGCGTTCGACCGTCGCCCAGCTTGTCCAGAAACTGGAAGAGACCGGCGCGATGGCCTATACCACCGTCGTCGCTGCAACCGCTTCGGACCCCGCGCCGATGCAGTTCCTCGCGCCTTACTCGGGCACCGCGATCGGCGAATATTTCCGCGACAACGGCATGGATGCGCTGATCATCTATGACGACCTGTCCAAGCAGGCTGTTGCCTATCGCCAGATGTCGCTGCTGCTGCGCCGTCCGCCCGGACGCGAAGCATTCCCGGGCGACGTTTTCTACCTGCACAGCCGGTTGCTGGAGCGTTCGGCCAAGCTGAACGAGGATCACGGCGCCGGTTCGCTGACCGCCCTGCCGATCATCGAGACGCAGGCGGGCGACGTGTCGGCCTATATCCCGACCAACGTGATCTCGATCACCGATGGTCAGATCTTCCTCGAAACCGACCTGTTCTTCCAGGGTGTCCGCCCCGCCGTGAACACCGGTCTGTCGGTGTCCCGCGTTGGCTCCTCGGCCCAGACCAAGGCGATGAAATCGGTCGCCGGTCCGGTCAAGCTGGAACTGGCGCAGTATCGCGAGATGGCGGCCTTCGCGCAGTTCGGCTCGGATCTTGACGCCGCGACGCAGCGCCTGCTGAACCGTGGTGCGCGCCTGACCGAACTGATGAAGCAGCCGCAATACCGCCCGCTGACCAATGCCGAGATAGTCATCGTGATCTATGCCGGCACCAAGGGCTATGTCGATGAAGTGCCCGTGCGCGAGGTCGTGGCCTGGGAAGACGGGCTGATCCAGTTCCTGCGGAACCAGAAGAAGGCTCTGCTGGACGATATCACCTCGAATGACCGCAAGGTTGTCGGTGATCTCGAGGATGCGATCAAGGCGGCGCTGGACGAATACAACAAAACCCGCGCTTGA
- the atpD gene encoding F0F1 ATP synthase subunit beta, translated as MAEAKGKITQVIGAVVDVQFESELPAILNALETENNGKKLILEVAQHLGENTVRAIAMDSTEGLVRGEPVSDTGGPISIPVGDATLGRIINVVGDPVDEGGPITASETRAIHQPAPDFAAQATSSEILVTGIKVIDLLAPYSKGGKIGLFGGAGVGKTVLIMELINNIAKVHSGYSVFAGVGERTREGNDLYHEMVESGVIKPDNLAESQVALVYGQMNEPPGARMRVALTGLTLAEQFRDTSGTDVLFFVDNIFRFTQAGSEVSALLGRIPSAVGYQPTLATDMGQMQERITSTKQGSITSIQAVYVPADDLTDPAPATTFAHLDATTTLSRAISELGIYPAVDPLDSSSRILDPAVVGEEHYQVARDVQGILQKYKSLQDIIAILGMDELSEEDKLTVARARKIQRFLSQPFDVAKVFTGSDGIQVPLEKTIASFKAVVAGEYDHLPESAFYMVGDIEDAKAKAERLAAEAA; from the coding sequence ATGGCAGAGGCCAAAGGAAAGATTACCCAGGTGATCGGCGCCGTCGTCGACGTGCAGTTCGAAAGCGAACTGCCGGCGATCCTGAACGCACTGGAAACTGAAAACAACGGCAAGAAGCTGATCCTGGAAGTGGCGCAGCATCTGGGCGAGAACACCGTGCGCGCCATCGCCATGGACTCGACCGAAGGTCTGGTCCGCGGCGAACCGGTCAGCGATACCGGTGGCCCGATCTCGATCCCGGTGGGCGATGCGACCCTGGGCCGGATCATCAACGTCGTCGGCGATCCAGTGGACGAGGGCGGTCCGATCACCGCCTCGGAAACCCGCGCCATTCACCAGCCCGCGCCGGATTTCGCCGCACAGGCGACCAGCTCGGAAATCCTGGTGACCGGCATCAAGGTCATCGACCTGCTGGCGCCTTACTCCAAGGGCGGCAAGATCGGCCTGTTCGGCGGTGCCGGCGTTGGCAAGACCGTTCTGATCATGGAACTGATCAACAACATCGCCAAGGTGCACTCGGGCTACTCCGTGTTCGCCGGTGTCGGCGAACGGACCCGCGAGGGCAACGACCTCTATCACGAGATGGTCGAGTCGGGCGTTATCAAGCCGGACAACCTGGCCGAGTCGCAGGTGGCCCTGGTTTACGGCCAGATGAACGAGCCTCCGGGGGCCCGTATGCGCGTCGCCCTGACCGGCCTGACGCTCGCCGAACAGTTCCGCGATACTTCGGGGACCGACGTTCTGTTCTTCGTCGACAACATCTTCCGCTTTACGCAGGCGGGTTCCGAGGTGTCGGCGCTTCTGGGCCGTATCCCTTCGGCCGTTGGCTATCAGCCGACGCTGGCCACCGACATGGGCCAGATGCAGGAACGCATCACCTCGACCAAGCAGGGCTCGATCACCTCGATCCAGGCCGTCTACGTGCCGGCCGATGACTTGACCGACCCCGCACCGGCCACGACCTTTGCCCACCTCGACGCCACGACCACGCTGTCGCGCGCGATCTCCGAGCTTGGCATCTACCCGGCCGTTGACCCGCTGGACTCGTCCTCGCGGATTCTCGACCCGGCCGTTGTCGGCGAAGAGCATTACCAGGTGGCCCGCGACGTTCAGGGTATCTTGCAGAAATACAAGTCGCTGCAGGACATCATCGCCATTCTCGGCATGGACGAACTGTCGGAAGAGGACAAGCTGACCGTGGCCCGTGCCCGGAAAATCCAGCGCTTCCTGTCGCAGCCCTTCGACGTGGCAAAAGTGTTCACCGGCTCCGACGGCATCCAGGTGCCGCTGGAAAAGACCATCGCCTCCTTCAAGGCCGTGGTTGCCGGCGAATACGATCACCTGCCCGAATCCGCCTTCTACATGGTCGGCGACATCGAGGACGCCAAGGCCAAGGCCGAGCGTCTCGCGGCTGAAGCCGCATAA